The Apibacter raozihei genome contains a region encoding:
- a CDS encoding BACON domain-containing protein, giving the protein MNKIILTFIITILGLFSTPELNAQSFFFVIGPDGSVNKTPIVDTIQPGESIAVTILSSGPWRIETPVFGATISPMSGPGNGLPQTVTITVDASAQPGDVINLTFINGQVYPTNLVVGSPPHNPDKFTCPTQEIDVVQGKAYDVAYTDLVKLEVNNPKGVFLSQGEVLGELTNLPGRAYIVYGGTSQTYLQGNHSITVRVRVQATVPEGTYDINLNSREDILSECKVKIKVKTAGSLTLNCGNATINPSEFTQGSNVNASVAIPYTATNPPVVFPGATIASTGVTGLTLTIPPTAITNISGTITGSITGTPTTSGVATFNIPGFCTISVNVKASVPQELSITCPPAISVDPNKPFNEAITITYTLNYGTLPVPDLLGAVNGYTVKADPTGQIMTAPGGTIKAIVSGTAPASGQIKIPILIGNETCEVVVDIKRLEPPAGFGYWIFYSTVNRGFFPVKQIPGTQRFYTPKRYATYDEAANDPDVLLIQTNIRLSVTPDVNIGQVQVKKKDGSSLTSSGQSVLTTGGRTGGTSSLYFVPSPYGSQSIKTVYTSDGNAMFKTNGGNYQSICSDTYSPGELYFSTVHVLTPQSCYGLVWPSRWK; this is encoded by the coding sequence ATGAACAAGATAATACTAACTTTTATAATAACAATTTTAGGTTTGTTTTCAACCCCAGAATTAAATGCTCAGTCATTCTTTTTTGTAATTGGACCTGATGGTTCGGTTAATAAAACACCGATTGTGGATACCATTCAGCCGGGTGAATCGATTGCTGTTACTATTCTTTCCAGCGGTCCCTGGAGGATTGAAACTCCTGTATTTGGTGCGACAATTAGTCCTATGTCCGGTCCCGGTAACGGTCTTCCTCAGACAGTAACAATAACAGTGGATGCTTCCGCCCAGCCTGGAGATGTTATTAATTTAACATTTATCAATGGGCAGGTATATCCAACTAATCTGGTGGTAGGAAGCCCTCCTCATAATCCGGATAAATTTACCTGTCCCACACAGGAAATAGATGTTGTGCAGGGAAAAGCTTATGATGTAGCCTATACAGATTTGGTTAAATTGGAAGTCAATAATCCAAAAGGAGTATTTTTGAGTCAGGGTGAAGTTTTAGGAGAGCTTACCAACTTACCTGGAAGAGCTTATATTGTATATGGAGGAACCTCACAGACATATTTGCAGGGTAATCATTCTATTACAGTTCGTGTACGAGTGCAGGCGACAGTACCAGAAGGAACTTATGACATAAATTTAAATAGTCGTGAGGATATCTTATCTGAATGTAAGGTTAAAATCAAAGTAAAAACAGCAGGAAGCCTGACATTAAATTGTGGTAATGCAACCATTAATCCTTCAGAATTTACTCAGGGAAGTAATGTAAATGCGAGCGTTGCCATACCTTATACAGCGACCAATCCTCCGGTCGTTTTTCCAGGAGCTACTATAGCGAGTACAGGAGTAACAGGGTTAACTTTAACAATTCCCCCGACAGCTATTACAAATATTTCCGGAACTATTACTGGAAGTATCACTGGAACGCCAACAACTTCTGGAGTAGCTACTTTTAACATTCCGGGGTTTTGTACAATATCAGTTAACGTAAAAGCATCTGTTCCACAAGAACTTTCAATAACTTGTCCTCCTGCTATTTCAGTGGATCCGAATAAACCTTTTAACGAAGCAATAACTATAACATATACATTGAATTATGGAACTTTACCGGTCCCAGATCTTCTAGGTGCAGTTAACGGTTATACGGTTAAAGCAGATCCTACCGGACAGATCATGACAGCTCCGGGAGGAACGATCAAAGCAATAGTATCCGGTACAGCACCTGCAAGCGGACAAATTAAAATTCCAATTCTTATAGGAAATGAAACTTGTGAAGTTGTAGTTGATATCAAAAGACTGGAACCTCCTGCAGGATTTGGCTATTGGATATTTTACAGTACCGTTAACAGAGGCTTTTTTCCGGTAAAACAAATTCCGGGAACCCAGAGATTTTATACACCTAAAAGATATGCTACTTATGATGAGGCTGCTAATGACCCTGACGTACTTCTAATACAAACAAACATAAGGCTGAGTGTTACTCCTGATGTAAATATCGGACAGGTTCAGGTAAAGAAAAAAGATGGTTCTTCATTAACTAGCTCAGGACAATCTGTTTTGACTACAGGTGGTAGAACCGGGGGAACAAGTTCTTTATATTTTGTTCCTTCACCTTATGGTTCTCAAAGTATAAAAACAGTATATACAAGCGATGGAAATGCTATGTTTAAAACTAACGGAGGAAACTATCAATCGATTTGTAGTGATACGTATTCTCCAGGAGAACTGTATTTCAGTACAGTACATGTACTAACTCCACAGTCCTGTTATGGATTAGTCTGGCCAAGTCGTTGGAAGTAA